The Humulus lupulus chromosome 3, drHumLupu1.1, whole genome shotgun sequence genome window below encodes:
- the LOC133822182 gene encoding protein PAL OF QUIRKY-like → MVGTSQKPSTTTTIKFLCSYGGKILPRYPDGKLRYLGGDTRVLAVDRSISYAELLLKLVELCGTSVCLRCQLPTEDLDALVSITCDEDLENLIEEYDRGALSLSSSRQSNLKIRAFLFPPKSIKKISPPPSSASSSSSYSTAPVSTPRSPMSFADGRCLRQIAPHMAFQKSVASNREPYCAHHHIHGNPGQVYLIHHGNHWQ, encoded by the exons ATGGTCGGGACCTCTCAGAAACCTTCCACAACCACCACCATCAAGTTCCTCTGTAGCTACGGCGGCAAAATCCTCCCCCGTTATCCCGACGGCAAGCTCCGTTATCTCGGTGGCGACACCCGCGTTCTCGCTGTCGATCGCTCCATTTCCTATGCCG AGCTATTGTTGAAGCTCGTGGAGTTGTGTGGAACCTCCGTTTGCCTCCGTTGTCAACTGCCGACGGAAGATCTTGACGCTTTGGTCTCGATCACTTGTGATGAGGATCTGGAAAATCTCATCGAGGAATACGATCGAGGTGCtttatcattatcatcatcaCGGCAGTCCAATTTGAAGATCAGAGCCTTTTTATTTCCTCCCAAATCAATCAAAAAAATCTCTCCTCCTCCTTCATCGGCTTCCTCCAGCTCATCTTACAGTACTGCTCCGGTTTCGACTCCAAGGTCTCCGATGTCATTCGCCGACGGCCGTTGCCTCCGCCAGATCGCTCCACATATGGCGTTTCAAAAATCGGTCGCTTCTAATAGAGAACCGTACTGTGCTCACCACCATATTCATGGAAATCCAGGCCAAGTCTACCTCATTCACCACGGAAACCACTGGCAATaa